The nucleotide sequence TTCTGGTCTTCATCTATTACGAACCGGGTGAAAGAATAAATTTCGTTGCCATCGTGTTCCTGGTAGACAAAATCACCCACCTGTCCCTGCCGTATAAGGTCGCTGAGATACTCTGCAACATCATGTCGTTGAAATCCATTAGTGTCAGGTACTCTATTTGATACGGGTTCTGGAATGTTGTCGCAGTGATGAATCGCCGGTCTTTCAGAGGCGCGAATATATCTGTTTATTTCAGTTCTGTGGATAACGTCTTGTATGGAAGAGGCGTCTGGTTCAGTGGGCTGCTGGTTTAACAGGGTAGTCAGTTCAGGAATCGTCTGGCTCAGATGAAGTACTTGTGTTTCAAGCTCCCCCTTAAGCGCACAGGTCTTTTTTTTGAGCGCGTTTAGCACAGAGTCGTAAAAATTACGAGCAACAGAGTGGTAAACCACTACGTCGCCGTTCAGATCAGAGAAAGCATATAAATAGGCTTGTGCGACAAGGTCATAATACCCCACAATCAGACGACTGTAGTTGTATTCCGTGACAACCGCGATATGAACAAAAGCTTGAGGCGAAATGGCAGGTAGCGGTGTGTCTGATGAATAGCCCTGAATGACATTGGGAATGAGTGATGCAACATTCTCTCCTGAAACCGGGGACTGATTAAACAAACGTTCCAGCATTAACCGGGTATTGTCCTGAAGAGATTCAACGGCACGTGCTCCAGCGCTCTCGAGTAGAAAGTCAAGCTCATCATCGTACTCCTCTAAAATCTGACTTGACAGGGTGAAGCCTAATGGCGGGGCCGATGTGCCATTCTGGCCGGGCTCTCGCTGTAGTGCTTTTATTGATTCCAGCAGGGACTGTTGAACCATCAGATCTTCATCACCGAGGTTTAACAGGTATAGCGGTTGTACGCTGCTAAACGGATTAATTTCAATCACTGTACGCCTTCGGGATGTTGGCGGAGCATTATCCTGCAGGCTATCGTCGGAAGAGTCTATTTTTCGCTTTCTGGAAGGCTTGTCTGTTTTACCAGTCTTGCTGTTCTGCCCTGAATGATTGTCTTTGTGATGATTGACGGGTGATGCGTATGTATTCACTTCAATGAGTAGTAACACCAGCCCCAGAGAGATGGCTCGAACACAATGCCTACGCCCAATGCCCTTCATAGCTGCTCCTGTATCCCGTTATTTTACTGGAGGAGAGTAGGCTCTGTTGGTCAGTTTGTCAGGTTTTCAGTATGACGTTCTTCCGGTAAGTTCTGTTCTGCCGCTTCCCTAAGTGTTATCCAGCAGCTCAAGAAAGGCTCTGGCTGCATTCGACAGGGTTCTGTGTTCATGCCGGATGTAGCCTAATTCCCTGACCGGCGGCTGAAAGCTGGTACGCAGTTCCGTCAGATCGTCTCCCAGCATGGATTTTGGCAATATGCTCCAGGCAATGCCAATGGCGGTCAGCATACGTATGGTTTCCAGATAATTCGATGACATGGCGGTTTGCAGAGTCAGCCCCTGTTGATCGAACAGGTTCTGTACCAGTCGGTAGGTAAACGTGCTGGCACCTGGCAATACAGCCTGATACTGGCAAAGCACTTCGGGCGATACCTGTTTTTTTATCTGCGCCAGCGGGTGTTCCCGGCAGGCCATAAACACCAGCGGGTCATTCCATAGCTGGCGGGAAAGGACGTTTTCCGGATTTCCCGGTGCCAGAGTAATAACTCCCAGCTCTACTTCCCCCCTGTGCAAGAGTTCATAAGCGGCTTCAGAATCCACAAACCTGATATCCAGTGTCACATCCGGGTAGGTTCTGGCAAAGGTCTTCAGGATATCCGGCAGTCGACGTAAGCCGATGTGATGGCTGGTGGCTAAACTGAGAGGTCCTTTGATCTGGGTCTTCAAGTTATTTATCTGCTGTCGTGTATCCTTCATCAGTTCAAGCATCTGACGGGCTCTGGGTAATAGTGTTCGACCCGCTTCATTCAGATGGGTGCGGCGGCTGGCAGAGTTTTTTCGGTCAAACTTTTTCCTGTCAAACTTTTTTCTGTCAAACAATGGCGTACCCAGCTGTTGTTCAAGGCTGGCTATACGCTTGCTGACCGCTGGCTGGGTCAGGTGCAACTGTTCTGCGGCAAGGGAAAAGGACCCGCATTCCGCAACAGTCAGAAAAGCAGTCAGGCTGGGGATATCCATAAAGGTTTCGGTGTCTCGCTGATAACTTATTATTCCTGATTGTTATTAATAGCATAAAAAAGATGAATTTGAGTAATTCATGTCCCGGTTCTAGGATGAGCCCATAGAATGATAAGCAGTATTTACGAGGGGAATAACAATGTCAGGCAAAACCCTGTACGACAAATTGTGGGAGAGCCATCTCGTGAAACAACGGGAAGACGGCTCCGCCCTGATTTACATCGACCGCCATCTGCTCCATGAAGTCACTTCGCCACAGGCCTTTGAAGGACTGCGCCTGTCTGGGCGTCAGCCGTGGCGAACCGACGCCAACCTGGCGACGCCTGACCATAACGTTCCCACCACCGTGGCGGAACGTAAAAGCGGCATTGATGGCATTGCTGACCCGATCTCCAGAATTCAGGTGAAAACACTGGATGA is from Endozoicomonas gorgoniicola and encodes:
- a CDS encoding LysR family transcriptional regulator; the encoded protein is MDIPSLTAFLTVAECGSFSLAAEQLHLTQPAVSKRIASLEQQLGTPLFDRKKFDRKKFDRKNSASRRTHLNEAGRTLLPRARQMLELMKDTRQQINNLKTQIKGPLSLATSHHIGLRRLPDILKTFARTYPDVTLDIRFVDSEAAYELLHRGEVELGVITLAPGNPENVLSRQLWNDPLVFMACREHPLAQIKKQVSPEVLCQYQAVLPGASTFTYRLVQNLFDQQGLTLQTAMSSNYLETIRMLTAIGIAWSILPKSMLGDDLTELRTSFQPPVRELGYIRHEHRTLSNAARAFLELLDNT